TCCCGCTGGCGGCCAGGCCGATGCCGCCGGCGATCGCCGCCCCCAGGTCGGTGAGGATGTCGCCGAACAGGTTGTCGGTGACGACGACGTCGAACCGCTCGGGCTGGGTGACGAAGAACATCGAGGCGGCGTCCACGTGCAGGTAGTCGACGGCGACGTCGGGGAACTCGGGGGCGACCGCCGCGACCGTCCGGGTCCACAGGTCGCCCGCGTGGGTCAACACGTTGTTCTTGTGCACCAGGGTGAGCTTGCGGCGGGGCCGGGCGCCGGCCCGCGCGAACGCGTCGCGGACGACCCGCTCGACGCCGAACCGGGTGTTCAGGCTCTCCTCGGTGGCCACCTCCTGCGGCGTCCCCTTGCGCAGGAAGCCGCCGGAGCCGGCGTACGGCCCCTCAGTGCCCTCCCGCACCACCACCATGTCGATGCGCTCGGGGGTCGCCCCGGCCAGCGGGCTGGTGACGCCCGGGTAGAGCCGCACCGGGCGCAGGTTCACGTGGTGGTCGAGCTCGAAGCGCAGCCGCAGCAGCAGCCCGCGCTCGAGCACGCCGCTGGGCACCGACGGGTCGCCGACCGCGCCGAGCAGGATGGCGTCCTGGCCGCGCAGCTCGTCGAGGACCGAGTCGGGCAGCGTCTCCCCGCTCGCGTGCCAGCGCCGGGCCCCGAGGTCGTACTCGGTGCGCTCGACCTTCAGGTCATGTGCGGGGGCCACCGCGTCGAGGACCTTGAGCCCCTCGGCGACGACCTCCGGGCCGATGCCGTCGCCGCCGATCACGGCCAGCCGCAGAGTGCGGGTCACCGTCGTCAGCCCTCCAGGTCCACGACTCGGCCGGAGTGCGCCCCGATCGCGTCGGTGATGCCGGCCAGGACGGCGGGCGGGACGACGGAGTCGATGGTCAGCGCCATCAGGGCGTGCCCGCCCTTCTCGTCCCGCGACACCTGCATCCCGGCGATGTTGATGCCGGCGTCGCCGAGCAGCTGGCCGACCGTGCCGACCACGCCCGGCTTGTCGTGGTAGTGCAGGAACACCATGTGGCTGCTGGGCACCAGGTCGATGTCGAACCCGTCGACCTCCACCAGCTTCTCGATCTGCCGCGGTCCGACCAGCGTGCCGGACACCGACACGACCTCGCCGTTGGCCAGCGTGCCGCGGACGGTCAGCAGGTTGCGGTGGTCGGGGCTCTCGGCGCTGGTGAGCAGCGCGACCTCGACGCCGCGCTCCTTGGCCAGCAGGGGCGCGTTGACGTAGGAGACGGACTCCTCGACGACGTCGGTGAAGACGCCCTTGAGCGCCGCCAACTCGAGCACCGTGACGTCGTGGGCGGCGATCTCGCCGCGGACCTCGACGTCGACGCGCGCGGCCACGCCGCCCGCGAGGGCGGTGAAGATGCGGCCGAGCCGCTCGGTGAGCGGCAGGCCGGGCCGTACCGCCTCGGCGATGGCGCCGCCCTGCACGTTGACGGCGTCCGGCACCAGCTCGCCGGCCAGCGCGAGCCGGACCGAGCGGGCCACCGCGATGCCGGCCTTCTCCTGCGCCTCGTCGGTGCTCGCACCGAGGTGCGGGGTGACCACGACGTTGTCGAAGGCGAACAGCGGGCTGTCGGTGCACGGCTCCTTGGCGAAGACGTCGATGCCCGCGCCGCCCACGCGGCCCTCGGCGATGGCGGTGGCCAGCGCGGCCTCGTCGACGATGCCACCGCGGGCCGCGTTGATGATGCGCACGGTCGGCTTGACCTTGCGCAGCGCCTCCTCGCCGATCAGGCCCAGGGTCTCCGGGGTCTTGGGCAGGTGCACGCTGATGAAGTCGGCCTCGGCGAGTAGCTCGCCCAGGCTCATCAGCCGGACGCCGATCTGCGCAGCGCGGGCGGTCTGCACGTAGGGGTCATAGGCGACCAGGCGCATCCCGAACGCCGACATCCGCTGCGCGACGAGCACGCCGATCCGGCCGAGGCCGACCACGCCGAGCACCTTGTCCTGCAGCTCGACGCCGCTGAACTTGCTGCGCTTCCACTCACCGTTCTTCAGCGCGGCCGAGGCCGGCGCGATGTTGCGGGCGCTGGCGATCAGCAGACCGACCGCCAGCTCGGCCGCGCTGACGATGTTCGACTGCGGCGCGTTCACGACCATGACACCGGCCTGGGTGGCCGCCGGGACGTCGACGTTGTCCAGGCCGACACCGGCGCGGGCGATGACCCGCAACCGGCGGGCCGCGCCGATCGCCTCCGCGTCCATCTGGGTCGCGCTGCGGACCAGGACGGCGTCGACGTCGGCCAGCGCGGGCAGCAGCTGGGAGCGGTCGGCGCCGTCGCAGTGGCGGACCTCGAAGTCAGGACCCAGTGCCTCGACGGTGGCCGGGGACAGCTCCTCAGCGATGAGGACGACGGGCTTGGTCATGGCGGTACCGACTTTCCTGAGGGTCGGGCGGCTGCGACGCGGGGAGTGTACCCAGGGCTCGTGAAGGCGTTCACAATCGTCCGCAGGGCGAGACGGCCACGGTCGGCCAGCCGCACCCTTCGCCTGGTCGACCAGCGGGTCAGCGGGCGGCGGTGCCTTCCTGGTAGTCGGCGTCGCCACGGTCGACCCAGGCCATCAGCTGGCGCAGCTCGCGACCGGTGGCCTCGATCGGGTGCTGCTCGCCCTCGGCCCGCAGCCGCTTGAACTCCGGCGCGCCGGCGTCCTGGTCAGCGATGAACCGACGGGCGAAGGTGCCGTCTTGGATCTCGGTCAGCACCTGCTTCATGTTGTCCTTGACGTGCTGGTCGATGATCCGCGGCCCACTGACGTAGTCGCCGTACTCGGCGGTGTCCGAGACCGACCAGCGCTGCTTGGCGATGCCGCCCTCGTACATCAGGTCGACGATCAGCTTGAGCTCGTGCAGGCACTCGAAGTAGGCCACCTCCGGCTGGTACCCGGCGTTCACCAGGGTCTCGAAGCCGGCCATGACCAGCGCGGAGGCACCGCCGCACAGCACCGCCTGCTCACCGAACAGGTCGGTCTCGCACTCCTCGGTGAAGGTGGTCCTGATCGCGCCGGCTCTGGTCCCGCCGATGCCCCTGGCGTAGGCCAGGGTCAGCGGCCAGGCCGCTCCACTGGCGTCCTGCTCGACGGCGACCAGCACGGGTACGCCGCGGCCGGCGACGTACTCGCGGCGGACCAGGTGGCCGGGGCCCTTGGGGGCGACCATGCACACGTCGACGCCGGCCGGCGGCTTGATCAGGTCGAAGCGGATGTTGAAGCCGTGCCCGAAGAACAGCGCGTCACCGTCGACCAGGTTGGGGGCGATCGCGTCGGCGTACAGCGACCGCTGGGCCGGGTCCGGCGCCAGAACCATGACCAGGTCCGCCTCCTCGCAGGCCTCGGCCGACGTGAGGACCCGCAGGCCCTCCGCCTCGGCCTTCTCCCGGCTGCGGGAGCCCTCGGGCAGGCCGACCCGCACGTCGACGCCGGAGTCGCGCAGCGACAGCGCGTGGGCGTGGCCCTGGCTGCCGTAGCCCAGCACCGCGACGTGCCGGTTCTGGATGATCGAGAGGTCGGCGTCGTCGTCGTAGAACAGCTCAGCCACGGGGGCTCCTTCGATGGTCGTCTTGGTGGAACGGCTGGGTGTGCGGTCGTCGGGCTGGGGTGCGGTCAGGCGGTGCTCTTGTCGCTCTTGTCGACGGGGCGCAGCGCCCGGTCGGTGATCGAGCGCGGACCCCGGCCGATGGCCACGAGGCCCGACTGCACGAGCTCCTTGATCCCGTAGGGCTCGAGCACCTTGAGCAGCGCGGCCAGCTTGTCGGCGTTGCCGGTGGCCTCGATGGTGACCGCCTCGGGGGCGACGT
Above is a genomic segment from Actinomycetes bacterium containing:
- the serA gene encoding phosphoglycerate dehydrogenase; this encodes MTKPVVLIAEELSPATVEALGPDFEVRHCDGADRSQLLPALADVDAVLVRSATQMDAEAIGAARRLRVIARAGVGLDNVDVPAATQAGVMVVNAPQSNIVSAAELAVGLLIASARNIAPASAALKNGEWKRSKFSGVELQDKVLGVVGLGRIGVLVAQRMSAFGMRLVAYDPYVQTARAAQIGVRLMSLGELLAEADFISVHLPKTPETLGLIGEEALRKVKPTVRIINAARGGIVDEAALATAIAEGRVGGAGIDVFAKEPCTDSPLFAFDNVVVTPHLGASTDEAQEKAGIAVARSVRLALAGELVPDAVNVQGGAIAEAVRPGLPLTERLGRIFTALAGGVAARVDVEVRGEIAAHDVTVLELAALKGVFTDVVEESVSYVNAPLLAKERGVEVALLTSAESPDHRNLLTVRGTLANGEVVSVSGTLVGPRQIEKLVEVDGFDIDLVPSSHMVFLHYHDKPGVVGTVGQLLGDAGINIAGMQVSRDEKGGHALMALTIDSVVPPAVLAGITDAIGAHSGRVVDLEG
- a CDS encoding 3-isopropylmalate dehydrogenase, giving the protein MRLAVIGGDGIGPEVVAEGLKVLDAVAPAHDLKVERTEYDLGARRWHASGETLPDSVLDELRGQDAILLGAVGDPSVPSGVLERGLLLRLRFELDHHVNLRPVRLYPGVTSPLAGATPERIDMVVVREGTEGPYAGSGGFLRKGTPQEVATEESLNTRFGVERVVRDAFARAGARPRRKLTLVHKNNVLTHAGDLWTRTVAAVAPEFPDVAVDYLHVDAASMFFVTQPERFDVVVTDNLFGDILTDLGAAIAGGIGLAASGSLDVSRAHPSMFEPVHGSAPDIAGTGTADPTATVLSVAMLLDHLGLPAAATTVEGAVAADLAARVGREPRGTAQIGDSLAAAVSG
- the ilvC gene encoding ketol-acid reductoisomerase; the encoded protein is MAELFYDDDADLSIIQNRHVAVLGYGSQGHAHALSLRDSGVDVRVGLPEGSRSREKAEAEGLRVLTSAEACEEADLVMVLAPDPAQRSLYADAIAPNLVDGDALFFGHGFNIRFDLIKPPAGVDVCMVAPKGPGHLVRREYVAGRGVPVLVAVEQDASGAAWPLTLAYARGIGGTRAGAIRTTFTEECETDLFGEQAVLCGGASALVMAGFETLVNAGYQPEVAYFECLHELKLIVDLMYEGGIAKQRWSVSDTAEYGDYVSGPRIIDQHVKDNMKQVLTEIQDGTFARRFIADQDAGAPEFKRLRAEGEQHPIEATGRELRQLMAWVDRGDADYQEGTAAR